The nucleotide window CCTGTACCTGCCCCGGGGGACGATGCACTCACCGATGGCACGGGACACGTTGTCCATCCATCTCACCGTCGCCTTCTCCACGATCACCCGTCACGATCTGCTCACCGAACTCGTGCGCGGAGCGGCCGACGACGAATGGATGCGCGTCGGCGTGGACACGGACCGGCTCGTCGCCGACTCCGAGCTCGCCCGGGACCTGCTCGCCGAAGTCGGCGAACGGCTCGCGGCGCTGGCCGCCGGCGCGGCCCCCGAAGAGGTGATGTGGTCGCTGCGGAAATCGGCGTTCCGGGAGCAGACTCCCGAGCCCGTGCCGATTCTGCCCATGCCCGACGGCGTACGGCCCCAGGGTGTTCACCGGCTGCGAGCGGGCGTGTACTTTCACACGGCTTCTGTGAAGGATGGCGTTCAGCTGTCGGTGGGAAACCGTCGGGTGCGGCTGCCCACTGCGGTGTCGCCCTTCCTGGCGGCGTTGCACCGTGATCAGGTCGCGGACATGGCGGGGCTCACCGCGGCCCTGGGCGAGGACAACGCGCGAAAGGTGGCCGCGGCGCTGGTCGACATCGGTCTGCTGCTGCCTCCCTCCGCCGCGCCCTGGCATGCCGCCGCATCGGACGAGGCTGCGCCGCCGGACGGCGCGCCGAGGAGAGAAAGCGACCCGGACGACTCATGACGGAAGACACCACTGCGGCAGGCCGTGTCGACGAGGACGCGGCGCGGGACGCGTCGGCCGGCGGGAAGTTACGGGATCACCCGCAGTTCCTGCGGATGTGGGCGGGGCAGGCCAGCGGGGCCGTGGGCGACCAGGTGTTCCCGGTGGCGCTCAGCCTGTACGTCCTGCACGAGGGAGGCGGGGCGGCCCAGGTCGGCCTGGTGCTGGCCGGCCGGGCCGTGGCCCTGGTCGTGTGTCTGCTGGTCGGCGGTGTGATCGCGGACCGGTTGCGCCGCACCCGCATCCTGATCGCCGCCGACGGTTTCCGCGCGGTCGTCCTGCTCGCCACCGCGCTGTGCCTGCCCTGGCTGCCGCTCGGTCTGCTGCCCCTGGTCACCGCCGTGGTCGGGGCCGGCGAGGCCCTGTCCCGGCCGGCGTCGCGCTCACTGCTGCCGAACCTGCTGCCCGACGCCCTCCTCGAGCGCGGCAACGCCCTGGTGTCCGCGGCGCAGCGCAGCGCGGCCGTCTGCGGCGCGCTGGTCGGTGTGACCGCGGTGACCCTGATCGGGGTGCGGCCCGCGTTGCTGGTGACCAGCGCCGTGTTCGCGCTGGCCGCGTTCTGTGTGCTGCGGGTGTCGGACTCCAAACCGTCGGCGGCTGCCCGGGCGTCGGTGCTCGGTGAGGCCGCCGCCGGGCTCCGGGCCATTCGTCGGCGCCCCTGGGTGATGGCCGTCATGGGAACGGTGTGTCTGCACCTGTTCGCCGGCTCGGCGACCGCGCTCACGCTTCTGCCGATCGTGGCCCGGCGCGACTTCGGCGGCGATGTGGCGTACGGCGCCGTGCTGGCCGCCATGGGTGTCGGCGCCCTCCCGGCCATCGCGCTGGCGGGGCGCTGGCAGCCCAAGGCGCGGGGAGCCGTGTCGATGCTCGCGCTGACCGGGTACGCGTTGGTGCCACTGAGCCTGGCCGCGCCGTTCCCGTTGCCCGTGGTGATCCTGTGCTTCGCGTTGGGCGGCTTCGTGGTCGAGCTCTACTTCGTCTACTGGCTCTCCGCGTTGCAGCGCGCCTTCCCCGACGAACTCCTGGGCAAGGTCTTCGCACTGGACCAACTCGGCGCGTACGCGCTCCTGCCCGTCGGATTCGCGCTCGTCGGCCCCATGGTCGCCTGGCTGGGCATGACCGGCACCCTCGTCGCCGGAGGCGTCGTGGTCGCCGCGTCGAGCCTGCTGTGCCTGGCCGTGCCCGGCGTGGCGCGCTTCGAGAACCCCGGGGCCTAGGGTTCCGGGGCCTGTCGAGCCGCCTGGGTCCTGGGGCCTGTTGAGCAGCCTGGGTCCTGGGGCCTGTCGAGCGGCTTGGGGCCTGGGGCCTGTTGAGCCGCCTGGGTCCTGGGACCTGTCGAGCGGCCTGCTGTGCTTTGACGTGCGCCCGGACCCGCCGACCGGTGGGCCGGGCGCATCCGGGCGTTGTTCACACCGCCGCCGCCAGGTAACGCAGTGACGCCAGTGCCGGGTGGGCGACCGTTCTGCCGGGTGCCCGGCTTCTGGCCGCCAGGACCTCCCGCAGCAGTGCTTCCCTCTGGTGCAGGGCCCCCGGGCGGCCGGTGAGCACCCGCTGCCACGAGGTGGATGCGGATCCGGGCGGTACGCCGTCCTCGGCGTGGTGGTCGACGCGGCAGTCCAGCACGATGCCTCCGTCCGGCTCGGGCAGCAGCCGGGACAGGCCGATGCGGACGGACGACTCCGGGAAGTCCACCACCACGGTGTCCTGGTCGCACAGGACGTGGTGGGCCTCGGCCAGCCGCCGGTCCCCGATGATCATGACGAACCGGAGGGCGAGACCGCGCCGTTCGAAGGCCACCGGTCGCCGCCGCGCCGGTCGCGGGCCCGTCGGGTGCGGGGAAGTGCGGGTGCCGAGCATGAGTCACTCTCCCTGTGGCTTCCGTGCGGTCCGGGTGGACCCGGCCGGGGCGGGGCGGGGGATCCCACCCCGGCCGGGTGGACTCACTGCTCCAGGCAGAACTCGTCGATCGGGTAGCCGACATGACGGTCTTCCACGGGCAGGTAGCCGAGTACCTTGTCGCCGGGCTTGAGCTCGGTGCTGTTGAGCACCGAACCGCCCGGTCCGAGGACCCGTACGTGCCAGTCGTCCTGCAGGATCAGGTTGGCGGTGCGGCCGTCGGGCCCGACGGCGTCGACGGACAGCAGGGGCCGGGACTCGATCTTGACGCGGCCCACGGTCACGAGCCGGGTCCGGCCGTGGATGTCCACTGCGGTGACCTTGCTGCCCGACGTCAACTCGCTGAGGTAGCTGGTGCGTTGGTCCTTGGCGAGGGTGTACGAGTGGATCGCCCCGGCGTTGACGCGGAACGGGCGGGTGGGCATGTACGGCAGCGGATGGGTCTCGCTGACGCAGAGGATCATGCCCTTGGAGTGCGAGCCGACGAGGATCCCCTCGTCCTTCCGGAAATAGGCGGCGGTGTCCACACAGGCCCGCTCGCCCATGCCCACATGGGCGGTCGCCGTGATCTCGAGCTCGACGAGTTCCAGATCGGGTACGCCGGCTTCGGCCGACTGCTTCAGCGCCGTGGCGTCGCCCACGCGCGCCGGGGCCATGAGCACTCCGTCCGAGCCCAGTTCCAGCACGCCGAAGATGATCTCGGCTTCCTCGACGTCCTGCGCGACCGTGATCAGGCTGCCCTTCGCCCCGGCCGCCGCGGCGATCACGATCTCCAGCGGGATCTTCGTGGGATCACGGAAGAACAGCAGACTCCACTTGTCCGTGCGGCCGGACCGGCAGGCATCCTCCAGGGTCGCGGCATCCGTGATCTCCACGTACCGCCCGAACTCGACGCCCGGGTGTCGGCCCGCCAGCTCTACGGGGTCGCCGTGCTTGGCCGGATCGACCACGACCACGTCGGCGGCGCCGAAGTCCTCCGGCAGTGGACGGTCCTGGGGAAACAGGATCTTCTTCACGGTCGGCGGCAGCGGCTCCAGATCCTCGGGGACCGCGGCGAGGACGCCGTCGACGCGCGCGTGAATCGCTTCTTGGAGGATGGCCTCCTTCGCGGAGCCGACGTTACGGATGTCGATCCAGCTGAGCTTCACATCACACCTGCCATGCGTCGGGAAGGGAGGGCTGCGGGGGTCTCGGTCGGTCCGTGCACGATGTCGGCGAGTTCCCGGACCACACGGCCCGGCGTGAGGGAGGAGAAGACACGCCGTCCCACCGCGAGGCCCTGGCAACCGGTGGCCAGCGCCGTACGGGCGAATTCGTTCAGGCTCTGCTCGCTGTCGGGACCACCGGCGACCAGGATCGGCACGGGTGAGGCGGCGACGACCTCGGCCATGCGTTCCGCCGGGCCCGCGAAGACCGTCTTCACCACGTCGGCGCCGAGGTCGGCCGCGATGTTGGCCACGTGTGCCACCTGCTCGGGGGAGGCAGGGCCGGTCAGTCGCGGACCGCGCGGGTAGACCATGGCGAGCAGCGGCATGCTCCACCGGTCGCAGGCCGCCGCCACCGCGCCCAGGTCGGCGAGTTGCGCGGACTCGGTGTCGGCGCCGATGTTCACATGGACGCTGACCGCGTCCGCTCCCAGACGGACCGCCTCCTCCACGTCCCCGACCAGGACCTTGGCGTTGCTGTCGGGGCCGAGCGAGGTGCCGGCGCTGAGGTGCACGATCAGCGAACAGGTGGTGAACAGGTGGGGCGCGAGCAGTCGGGCCCGGCCCTTGTGCACGACGATGCCGTCCGCTCCGCCGTCCACGATGTCGCGAATCAGGTCGTAGAAGCCCGCGGCCGTGGTGATGGGGCCGTCGGACACCGAGTGGTCCAGGGGGACGAGAAGAAGTCGTCCGTCGTCATGGCCGGACAGTCTCGTTAAACGTATGGATCTACCGGTTAATGGTGCGCGCGCCATCGGGTGCTCCTTTTGCCGGTTGATATCGAACAGACGGAGGTCGGTTTCGGCGGGGTGCTTGCAGCGTCACAGAGGCCGTTCAAGAAACAGTTGAAGAAATCGTTGAATTACAGCTTGCGATTGCGGGACGGCCGCCTCGCACCGCTCGAACCGCAGGTCGCGCGGTTGCCCGTGCAACTGAGGAAGTTCCTCGGTTGCACAGCGTAGAACCGGCTGGCGTAAACCTTTCGCATGTTTACGGCCAGGTCGGCTGAAACCAGTCCGGCTCGATGATGGGGGGCTGTTACATTGAAATCGTTTCAGTCAATCCATGGCCGATTCACTGGCAATTGGTGACCGGATTTGAGTGATGGGGGAAATGTGTACCAGTTGAAGGACGCGTCCGAACTCGGTCTCGATTTCCACATCGCATGTTTGGCCCCCCGGGCCGAGCATGCTCACCCCCGCGTGCAGGTCAAAGCCCTGGGCGCCCTGCACATCGGTGTGGAGGGGGCGGTGGAACCCGTCGCGGTGGCACCGAAGATCCGAACGGTCCTGGCCATGCTGCTGGTCCATGCCGACCAGGTGGTCCCGGTCCGGGTCCTGGTGCGGGAACTGTGGCAGGACAACCCGCCCGTGACGGGTCTGCGCACCCTGCAGACGTACATCCTTAATTGCCGCAAATTGCTGGCGCGAGTCACCGGCCGCCCGGCCGCCCAGATCTCCCAGGAGATGCTGGTAACCGGTTCCGGTGGTTACAGCCTGAAAGGCGACCAGATCCAGCTCGACTGGCTGGAGTTCCAGCAGCTGACGAAGGACGGCTGCAAGGCGCTGGAGGAAGGGAAGACGATTGAGGGCATCAGACTGCTGGACGAGGCCTTGGAGCTGTGGCGGGGAGACGCGTTGGCGGACGCCCCGGCCGGCCCCGTGCTCGATTCCAAGCGCAGGCTCTTCGAAGAGTCCAGACTCGACGCCATAGCGATACGGGCCGAGGCCCACATCAAGGCCGGGCTGCACCAACGGGCCATCACTCAGCTCGCCGCCGTCACCCGGGAGCACGCGCTCCACGAGGGCCTGCACCACCAGTACGTACGCGCGCTCGCGCTCGGGGGCCGTCGGGCCGAGGCCCTGGGAGTGCTGCGCGGCTTGCGGGTGCGCCTCGTGAACGAGATCGGAATCGAACCGGGAGCCCCGCTCCGGGACCTTCAGCTGGCCATCCTGAACTCGGACCCCGGGACCATGTGAGGCATCGACGCCGACCCCGGGACCATGTGAGGCGTCGTCGGCCGAGAGGCGCCGCCGCGGGGGGCGCCCTGTGGCTCGGGGGTGCGGGCTGTGCGGCGGGTGAGGGGCGTGTGGTTGCTCGCCCGCACCCGCCCGACGCACCTTCCCCCGGCTCCGTCAGACGGCGGTGACGGTGTCCCACGAAGTCGCCGGGTGGAACGGCTGCGCGGAGGCCCTGACCAGGGTGGCCAGCTCCTGCCAGACCTCCGCGCAGGCCGTGGCCATCGCGGAGATCGAGTCCGCGCAGTGGGCCGGCACCGCCGCGGCGATGTGCCGGTGGTCCGCGGCCATGTGGATCTCCATCATCCGCAGCAGCAGACGCCCGGTCTCGTTCATCCGCAGCGACGGATCCCGGCACAGGCTGCGGAACATCGCCTCACGGGCCTCGGCCGACATGGGCGCCGTGTCCCGGTGGGCCGTCAGGTGCGGCGGGGCGGGACGCGGCGACCCCGGCGCGGTCGTCGGTGTCACCGGTGTCGTCGGCGCCGCCTGAGGTCTCGACGGCACCGGGTCCTCGCCGCGCTCCAGTCTGTAGCGCACGTCGCGGACGGTCCCCGGCGCGATGCCGGCCCTCTTGGCGATGCTGCGCAGGGACGCGGTGGGGTCCTCGGCGATGAGCCGAGCCGCGATCCTGCGTCCCTCGGCGCTGTTGAGCGGGCGGACCCTGCCGTCCTTGCCGATGCGGGCCGGCCGACCGGGATCGCCCTGCATCCTGAGGCGTTGGGCGCCGACCGTCTTGGCCGACAGACCTGTGGTGGCGGCGATGGCGCGGTCGGACCACTCCGGGTGCGCGCGGATGATGCGGATCGCGGCGGCGGTGCGCTCGGCCGCGGACAGTGGCAGCCCGTGCCTGACGTTGGCCTTGACCGCGAGGATGAACGCGTCCTCCGCCGGGCCGTCGAAGAACCGCACCTGGATCTCGTGCCTGCCGCGCCACCGGGCGGCC belongs to Streptomyces graminofaciens and includes:
- a CDS encoding JmjC domain-containing protein; amino-acid sequence: MSLKRCVALPPDEFRASVFGHGYLHTPAADLAGDFTDLFSPQALEELVSGGLRTSSLRLVRDGVERDVTQGCIPESGDAPGTTPFPNTDGIRQALAAGQTLIVRSLHRFHPPIRRFAHELAAEMGHPVKVNAFVTPPGSQGVDLHFDVQDVLVLQIAGDKRWLLRTPPLPDPLSAHAWFDVPARRREEMREASRPLADLVLRAGDSLYLPRGTMHSPMARDTLSIHLTVAFSTITRHDLLTELVRGAADDEWMRVGVDTDRLVADSELARDLLAEVGERLAALAAGAAPEEVMWSLRKSAFREQTPEPVPILPMPDGVRPQGVHRLRAGVYFHTASVKDGVQLSVGNRRVRLPTAVSPFLAALHRDQVADMAGLTAALGEDNARKVAAALVDIGLLLPPSAAPWHAAASDEAAPPDGAPRRESDPDDS
- a CDS encoding MFS transporter: MTEDTTAAGRVDEDAARDASAGGKLRDHPQFLRMWAGQASGAVGDQVFPVALSLYVLHEGGGAAQVGLVLAGRAVALVVCLLVGGVIADRLRRTRILIAADGFRAVVLLATALCLPWLPLGLLPLVTAVVGAGEALSRPASRSLLPNLLPDALLERGNALVSAAQRSAAVCGALVGVTAVTLIGVRPALLVTSAVFALAAFCVLRVSDSKPSAAARASVLGEAAAGLRAIRRRPWVMAVMGTVCLHLFAGSATALTLLPIVARRDFGGDVAYGAVLAAMGVGALPAIALAGRWQPKARGAVSMLALTGYALVPLSLAAPFPLPVVILCFALGGFVVELYFVYWLSALQRAFPDELLGKVFALDQLGAYALLPVGFALVGPMVAWLGMTGTLVAGGVVVAASSLLCLAVPGVARFENPGA
- a CDS encoding 3-dehydroquinate synthase II family protein, with protein sequence MKLSWIDIRNVGSAKEAILQEAIHARVDGVLAAVPEDLEPLPPTVKKILFPQDRPLPEDFGAADVVVVDPAKHGDPVELAGRHPGVEFGRYVEITDAATLEDACRSGRTDKWSLLFFRDPTKIPLEIVIAAAAGAKGSLITVAQDVEEAEIIFGVLELGSDGVLMAPARVGDATALKQSAEAGVPDLELVELEITATAHVGMGERACVDTAAYFRKDEGILVGSHSKGMILCVSETHPLPYMPTRPFRVNAGAIHSYTLAKDQRTSYLSELTSGSKVTAVDIHGRTRLVTVGRVKIESRPLLSVDAVGPDGRTANLILQDDWHVRVLGPGGSVLNSTELKPGDKVLGYLPVEDRHVGYPIDEFCLEQ
- a CDS encoding 2-amino-3,7-dideoxy-D-threo-hept-6-ulosonate synthase; translated protein: MARAPLTGRSIRLTRLSGHDDGRLLLVPLDHSVSDGPITTAAGFYDLIRDIVDGGADGIVVHKGRARLLAPHLFTTCSLIVHLSAGTSLGPDSNAKVLVGDVEEAVRLGADAVSVHVNIGADTESAQLADLGAVAAACDRWSMPLLAMVYPRGPRLTGPASPEQVAHVANIAADLGADVVKTVFAGPAERMAEVVAASPVPILVAGGPDSEQSLNEFARTALATGCQGLAVGRRVFSSLTPGRVVRELADIVHGPTETPAALPSRRMAGVM
- a CDS encoding AfsR/SARP family transcriptional regulator, with the protein product MQVKALGALHIGVEGAVEPVAVAPKIRTVLAMLLVHADQVVPVRVLVRELWQDNPPVTGLRTLQTYILNCRKLLARVTGRPAAQISQEMLVTGSGGYSLKGDQIQLDWLEFQQLTKDGCKALEEGKTIEGIRLLDEALELWRGDALADAPAGPVLDSKRRLFEESRLDAIAIRAEAHIKAGLHQRAITQLAAVTREHALHEGLHHQYVRALALGGRRAEALGVLRGLRVRLVNEIGIEPGAPLRDLQLAILNSDPGTM
- a CDS encoding ParB/RepB/Spo0J family partition protein, which gives rise to MSRPDECLVSTFDSELSTVEVVPIARLLPADSPRQWGEDDEHVRLLAESEAPLPPIIAHRPSMRVIDGMHRLLAARWRGRHEIQVRFFDGPAEDAFILAVKANVRHGLPLSAAERTAAAIRIIRAHPEWSDRAIAATTGLSAKTVGAQRLRMQGDPGRPARIGKDGRVRPLNSAEGRRIAARLIAEDPTASLRSIAKRAGIAPGTVRDVRYRLERGEDPVPSRPQAAPTTPVTPTTAPGSPRPAPPHLTAHRDTAPMSAEAREAMFRSLCRDPSLRMNETGRLLLRMMEIHMAADHRHIAAAVPAHCADSISAMATACAEVWQELATLVRASAQPFHPATSWDTVTAV